In Fusarium falciforme chromosome 9, complete sequence, the following are encoded in one genomic region:
- a CDS encoding Fe2OG dioxygenase domain-containing protein has translation MLWMAAEFNFNVGMPDDMPDEISNHDDDDANEEDVRSQLETDRPIQANLDKMVIYEEGAMYEAQTDTEEMSNVFATLVLCLPSKHRGGEMVFEHGGQTPKVYKSFSMSQSFAFWFPRVSHKLLPVTSGYRWALIFKLVIGPGPLPPPTDLLIPAEIQALKDSLRQWLSKSTESRLHKYLYYVLDSPYPLGSGQRSLKGRDLGHALALKAASNELPFEVFLGSLDRQVDTGIQTLGDFEGHMVAQDHHGFYDDHVLNIDTFLQLEDKMSCWQHTPRYTVLSAAVLYHAQVFPQKFRWQRACRYPTAAAGQRKL, from the exons ATGTTGTGGATGGCCGCCGAGTTCAACTTCAATGTCGGGATGCCGGACGATATGCCCGACGAGATATCCAaccatgatgacgacgatgccaaCGAGGAAGAC GTCAGGTCACAACTCGAGACAGACAGGCCCATCCAGGCCAACCTCGACAAGATGGTCATCTACGAAGAAGGCGCCATGTACGAGGCGCAAACCGA CACCGAGGAGATGAGCAATGTCTTTGCTACACTTGTTCTCTGTCTCCCATCCAAACACAGGGGTGGAGAGATGGTGTTCGAGCATGGCGGCCAAACACCAAAGGTCTACAAGTCTTTCTCAATGTCCCAGTCCTTCGCCTTCTGGTTCCCGAGAGTATCACACAAGCTTCTTCCCGTCACATCGGGTTATCGCTGGGCGCTAATCTTTAAACTTGTCATCGGCCCAGGCCCACTGCCTCCGCCGACAGATCTTCTAATCCCTGCCGAAATCCAAGCACTGAAAGACTCTCTAAGACAGTGGCTTTCTAAAAGCACAGAGTCGCGCCTACACAAATATCTCTACTATGTGCTGGACTCGCCCTACCCTTTAGGCTCTGGCCAGCGCAGCCTGAAAGGCCGAGACTTGGGCCACGCCCTGGCTCTCAAGGCGGCGTCTAACGAACTGCCCTTTGAGGTCTTCCTTGGGTCGTTGGACCGCCAGGTAGACACAGGAATACAAACCCTAGGCGACTTTGAGGGCCACATGGTAGCACAGGACCACCACGGATTTTACGACGATCATGTTCTTAATATAGACACGTTCCTCCAACTTGAGGACAAAATGAGCTGTTGG CAACATACCCCTCGATACACCGTGCTATCAGCAGCTGTTCTCTACCATGCTCAGGTCTTCCCTCAAAAATTTCGTTGGCAGCGAGCCTGTCGATACCCAACCGCTGCCGCGGGGCAGCGTAAGCTGTGA
- a CDS encoding Serine/threonine-protein phosphatase, whose protein sequence is MSQKAVDLKNQGNKAFGHGDYPAAVDLYTKAIELNDKEPLFFTNRAQAHIKTEAYGYAIADATKALELNPKLVKAYYRRGLAKTAILRPKEAIDDFKTCVSLDPNNKDARLKLEECKKIVRQLAFFAAIEVGDEPSAAEGLDLDSMVVEPGYDGVRLGDEMTQEFIDDMIERFKTGKKIHRKYVYQIIIAVKKLVYDEPTMVEVEIPDDVQLTVCGDTHGQYFDLMELFRRNGTPSDKHWYLFNGDFVDRGSWSTEIALLLYAYKWLRPNQFFLNRGNHETDDMNRVYGFEGECKAKYNERVFKLFSESFSALALATLIGKKYLVLHGGLFSDDNITLDDIRKLNRHNQRQPGQAGLMMEMLWTDPQEENGRGPSKRGVGMQFGPDITKKFCEKNGLEAVIRSHEVRMDGYEVQHDGRCITVFSAPRYCDSTENRGAYINIGPDYKLKYEQFDAVPHPDIKPMAYAQSSLMSSLM, encoded by the exons ATGTCGCAAAAGGCTGTCGACCTCAAGAACCAGGGCAACAAGGCCTTTGGCCACGGCGATTACCCCGCCGCAGTTGACCTGTACACCAAGGCCATCGAGCTGAACGACAAGGAGCCGTTGTTCTTCACCAACCGAGCGCAG GCGCACATCAAGACTGAAGCGTACGGTTACGCCATCGCCGACGCCACCAAGGCCCTCGAGCTCAACCCCAAGCTGGTCAAG GCCTACTACCGACGAGGTCTAGCCAAGACTGCGATCCTGCGACCTAAGGAAGCCATCGACGACTTCAAGACCTGCGTTAGCCTGGATCCTAACAACAAGGATGCACGACTGAAGTTGGAAGAATGCAAGAAAATTGTTCGACAGTTGGCATTCTTTGCCGCTATTGAGGTCGGCGATGAGCCTTCTGCGGCCGAGGGTCTTGACCTCGACTCTATGGTTGTCGAGCCTGGCTATGACGGCGTGCGACTAGGCGACGAGATGACACAAGAGTTCATTGACGACATGATCGAGCGGTTCAAGACTGGCAAGAAGATCCACCGCAAATACGTCTACCAAATCATCATTgcggtcaagaagctcgtGTACGACGAGCCCACCAtggtcgaggttgagatcCCTGATGACGTCCAACTGACTGTCTGCGGTGATACCCATG GCCAATACTTTGACCTCATGGAGCTGTTCCGCCGAAATGGCACACCTAGCGACAAGCACTGGTACCTGTTTAACGGTGACTTTGTGGACCGAGGGTCTTGGTCAACTGAGATTGCTCTGCTCCTCTACGCTTACAAGTGGCTGCGACCTAACCAGTTCTTCCTGAACCGTGGAAACCACGAGACAGACGACATGAACCGAGTCTACGGCTTCGAGGGCGAGTGCAAGGCCAAGTACAACGAGAG GGTCTTTAAGCTGTTCTCTGAGAGTTTCTCTGCTCTGGCGCTGGCTACTCTCATTGGCAAGAAGTACCTGGTCCTCCACGGAGGCTTGTTCTCCGACGACAACATCACACTCGATGACATTCGAAAACTGAACCGACACAACCAGCGACAACCAGGCCAGGCTGGtctgatgatggagatgctcTGGACGGACCCCCAGGAGGAGAACGGCCGAGGACCCAGCAAGCGCGGTGTCGGCATGCAGTTCGGGCCCGACATCACGAAGAAGTTTTGCGAGAAGAACGGCCTTGAGGCTGTTATCCGAAGTCATGAGGTTCGCATGGATGGTTATGAGGTTCAGCATGATGGCCGCTGTATTACTG TCTTCTCTGCTCCTCGGTACTGCGACTCGACGGAGAACAGGGGTGCTTATATCAACATTGGCCCCGACTATAAGCTCAAGTATGAGCAGTTCGATGCCGTACCGCATCCCGACATTAAGCCCATG GCATATGCTCAGAGCTCGCTCATGTCTTCTCTCATGTAA
- a CDS encoding Transcription elongation factor SPT4, protein MTSTNFVSPGQQRYLRACMVCSIVMTYNRFRDEGCPNCDEFLHLAGSQDQIESCTSQVFEGVITLANPARSWIAKYQRLDGYVPGMYAIKVSGQLPDDVRSTLEDEYRIQYIPRDGTEAEADA, encoded by the exons ATGACGTCTACGAATTTCGTCTCCCCCGGCCAGCAGCGCTATCTGCGCGCGTGCATGGTCTGCTCCATCGTCATGACCTACAAC CGATTCCGCGACGAAGGCTGCCCCAACTGCGACGAGTTCCTCCACCTCGCTGGCTCCCAGGACCAGATCGAAAGCTGCACCTCGCAGGTCTTTGAGGGTGTCATCACCCTCGCCAACCCTGCGCGCTCGTGGATAGCAAAGTACCAGCGCCTCGACGGCTACGTTCCTGGCATGTACGCCATCAAGGTGTCGGGCCAGCTTCCCGATGACGTTCGGTCGACTCTCGAGGACGAATATAGAATACAGTACATCCC GCGCGATGGTACAGAGGCCGAGGCGGATGCTTAG
- a CDS encoding C2H2-type domain-containing protein: MPKAEVGSTKYIANRMKSKGLQRLRWYCQICEKQCRDSNGFKMHTQSESHVRQMLLVGEDPKKYINDYSNQFQRDFLMLLRTGHGEKQVHINHFYQEYIANKEHIHMNATKWSSLTEFAKHLGREGICRVEENEKGVHISWIDKSPESLRRQEALRRKEAQDQGNEEVEQRMIREQIKRAQAAAGTRDEDKEEDPEARELKRQEGEKITLSFGPKPAAPAATSTESPAPDTIATETETSETSKATVDKAKEAEPTPAKPSGFGGISMKLGGKPQVKNVFAQAKKNALSSGSKKPAKIDQPKKMSEAERIMKEEMEKKRSRESAGFSFGMGSGKKQRNN; encoded by the coding sequence ATGCCCAAAGCAGAGGTCGGCTCGACGAAATACATCGCCAACCGCATGAAGTCCAAGGGGCTTCAGCGGTTGCGATGGTACTGTCAAATTTGCGAAAAACAATGCCGCGATAGCAACGGCTTCAAGATGCATACTCAGTCCGAGAGCCATGTTCGACAAATGCTCCTGGTCGGCGAGGATCCGAAGAAATACATCAACGACTACAGCAACCAGTTTCAGCGCGACTTCCTAATGCTCCTCCGAACTGGCCATGGCGAGAAGCAGGTTCACATCAACCACTTCTACCAGGAATATATCGCCAACAAAGAGCACATCCATATGAACGCCACGAAATGGTCCTCCTTGACAGAATTCGCCAAACACTTGGGTCGCGAGGGAATCTGCCGGGTTGAGGAGAACGAGAAGGGTGTGCACATCTCTTGGATCGACAAGTCCCCCGAGTCTCTGCGACGACAGGAAGCTCTCCGGCGGAAGGAGGCGCAAGATCAGGGCAACGAGGAGGTCGAGCAGCGCATGATCCGCGAACAAATTAAGCGCGCGCAAGCGGCTGCCGGAACCCGAGACGAagacaaggaggaggacccCGAGGCTCGTGAGCTGAAGCGACAAGAGGGCGAGAAGATCACCCTGTCCTTTGGTCCCAAGCCTGCTGCACCTGCGGCAACTTCTACCGAAAGCCCTGCGCCCGATACGATCGCGACCGAAACAGAAACGTCAGAGACATCGAAAGCGACTgtggacaaggccaaggaggctgagcCGACACCTGCAAAGCCCAGCGGCTTCGGAGGCATCTCGATGAAACTCGGTGGCAAACCTCAAGTCAAGAACGTGTTtgcccaggccaagaagaacgcCCTCTCGTCCGGCTCGAAGAAACCCGCCAAGATAGATcagccaaagaagatgagCGAGGCCGAGCGCATCAtgaaggaagagatggaaaagAAGCGGTCCAGGGAATCGGCAGGCTTCAGTTTCGGCATGGGCTCTGGGAAGAAGCAGAGAAACAACTAG
- a CDS encoding Splicing factor YJU2 encodes MSERKVLQKYYPPDFDPNSISRRRGAKASGPRVQTVRLMAPWSMKCTTCGEYIYKGRKFNSRKETPVDEKYLGIQVFFFSIRCTRCSAEIRFRTDPKNNDYAIVSGAVRSMEPWRNRATEAETDEERLNRLEREEAEAAGEEEKDAMADLEAKNADAQREMAAADALDEIRQRNARINRSEKEGVDFADSIIRSEDEERERQEREDAEAAKRAFAAARAQLDTVTEDDPAEQAAESSAGPSSSAAATVVANPEPEAAAPSFKRVVKKKKNHSALLGIKKKPSLV; translated from the exons ATGTCGGAACGAAAGGTACTTCAAAAATATTATCCGCCGGATTTCGACCCGAATTCTATTTCTCGCCGCCGGGGCGCTAAGGCTTCGGGGCCTCGCGTCCAGACCGTTCGA CTTATGGCACCCTGGTCAATGAAATGCACTACTTG CGGCGAGTACATCTACAAAG GGAGGAAGTTCAATTCTAGGAAAGAAACCCCCGTCGACGAAAAGTACCTTGGAATTCAAGTGTTTTTCTTCTCCATTCGATGTACTCGATGCAGCGCTGAAATCAGGTTCCGAACTGATCCGAAAAACAACGATTATGCCATTGTTTCGGGGGCAGTTCGAAGCATGGAACCTTGGCGCAACCGCGCTACGGAGGCGGAAACCGACGAAGAAAGGCTTAATCGGCTGGAGCGCGAGGAGGCAGAGGCCgcaggcgaggaggagaaggatgccaTGGCGGATTTGGAGGCCAAGAACGCGGACGCGCAGCGAGAGATGGCGGCAGCGGACGCGCTGGACGAGATTCGACAACGAAACGCACGCATCAATCGATCAGAAAAAGAGGGTGTAGACTTTGCCGATTCGATCATACgaagcgaggacgaggagcggGAGCGACAGGAGAGGGAGGACGCCGAAGCGGCCAAGAGGGCATTTGCTGCGGCGCGAGCGCAGTTGGACACAGTCACCGAAGACGACCCCGCAGAACAGGCAGCAGAGAGCAGCGCAGGACCATCATCAAGCGCGGCTGCGACTGTGGTGGCAAACCCAGAACCAGAGGCAGCAGCCCCATCGTTCAAACGAgtcgtcaagaagaagaagaatcaTTCGGCCCTGCTTGgaatcaagaagaagccatcgcTGGTTTAA
- a CDS encoding Pyr-redox-2 domain-containing protein gives MTDNVKTIVVLGAGPAALPIIRQTMVNHVIKRKDLKIVVVSPNTHFHWPIAMPRAVVPGQLADEKVLIPFEPTFKEYPSDKFEWIQGKAVSLNPSSNIVGVELNGTAAVREVNYHTLVIATGSRTRDDMIWKSLGTTEETKNKLHQLQNQISNAKTIVVAGGGMTGSETAGELGFEYSQHGKKEVVFIYSENLPLAAPATDAVRKQAQKELEKLKVKLIPNTTVASATPTPGSSDIVLELRSSDGTTKTITAQAYLPATGIVPNTEFVPKELLDGRNYIKQTTRLQVEGHKNIFVVGDAGNLEVPKLMHAEAQSRHMLKALPAYLESGEAPEYAVNKKEIFALTLGRSRATGQMGTMKMFSFLIWFMKGRYLGTDYAGGWAAGKRTMSVTFEK, from the coding sequence ATGACTGACAACGTCAAGACCATCGTGGTCCTCGGCGCTGGCCCTGCCGCCCTCCCCATCATCCGCCAGACTATGGTCAACCATGTCATCAAGCGAAAGGACCTCAAGATCGTCGTTGTCTCTCCCAACACCCACTTCCACTGGCCCATCGCCATGCCTCGCGCTGTCGTCCCCGGTCAGCTCGCCGACGAAAAGGTCCTGATCCCTTTCGAGCCCACCTTCAAGGAGTATCCCTCCGACAAGTTTGAGTGGATCCAGGGCAAGGCTGTGTCACTGAACCCTTCGTCCAACATTGTCGGTGTTGAGCTCAATGGCACTGCTGCGGTTCGTGAGGTCAACTACCACACTCTGGTCATCGCTACTGGCTCGAGGACTCGGGATGATATGATCTGGAAGAGCCTGGGAACTACCGAGGAGACCAAGAACAAGCTGCATCAGCTTCAGAACCAGATCAGCAATGCCAAGACAATTGTCGTCGCTGGTGGTGGTATGACCGGTTCTGAGACGGCTGGTGAGCTTGGCTTCGAGTACTCTCAGCACGGCAAGAAGGAGGTCGTCTTCATCTACTCCGAGAACCTTCCCCTCGCGGCCCCTGCCACCGATGCCGTCCGCAAGCAGGCccagaaggagctcgagaagctcaaggtcaagctTATCCCCAACACGACCGTCGCAAGTGCAACTCCCACGCCCGGATCCTCCGACATCGTCCTCGAGCTTCGGTCCTCGGACGGCACGACAAAGACCATCACGGCGCAGGCCTACCTCCCCGCCACAGGCATCGTCCCCAACACCGAGTTCGTGCccaaggagcttctcgacgGCCGCAACTACATCAAGCAGACCACACGCCTCCAGGTCGAGGGCCACAAGAACATCTTTGTCGTGGGCGACGCTGGGAATCTCGAGGTTCCTAAGCTGATGCACGCCGAGGCGCAGTCCAGGCACATGCTCAAGGCGCTCCCCGCCTACCTCGAGTCGGGCGAGGCTCCCGAGTACGCCgtcaacaagaaggagatcTTTGCTCTGACTCTGGGACGCAGCAGGGCCACGGGCCAGATGGGCACGATGAAGATGTTTAGCTTCTTGATCTGGTTTATGAAGGGACGGTACCTGGGCACTGACTACGCCGGTGGCTGGGCTGCGGGCAAGAGGACCATGTCGGTGACGTTTGAGAAGTGA
- a CDS encoding Mediator of RNA polymerase II transcription subunit 5, whose amino-acid sequence MDSRTAAQGALRATIDFWKTFVSRCIARRVDTDRFEVLVQQVYAEHPLPPAVIADFFLRPQPSNDNSLDPRIPPYLQVLTRLSYIDTPSVLQALYKYSSSHAQAQQQPNDGDNKNEAAQPPKTPHIKHWKSSYWAEEAIFYSLTKAVVEGRAIPDSTIALDVVKIISKYMTLFTAASTAFAADMLGQLHSPQIRDEMESARAGLVALLLRLCENDILVKAVSKPFAKDARKELAASLASFVPTLQLVPELTEKLELFRTETLASLDPADKKKQVANAAMDELLDSTVGLENFVIPEIPISNTRAGLYIYLNAALIGRPILDDNALFSYMNNKYQGDVQSSAIDLILASFDILANAVFRNEGQKDAHLLRSYLINKLPLLLYQLCPPEFPGTSAEFCITEALHHVDTSLFPTASLMFDESRNNNPYTESVREEFCASCVLHGLVQRDHVERILGEISLSDEPSLQKYSKEKLVQDCLSDTDKIQGLIPELDKMDGNVGAVCQALIELLRQYCHSKETMSLKLLCSQLAAKPQSLDVILLFEKLPTILEPLCQLLDNWRYEEDQGEYQPVYEEFGSILLLVLAFAYRYNLTATDVGAIGPDSCVAKIIGRGHIARQGDELTEQENGHLGGWIHGLFDTEAGGLGDELMSSCPPQEFYLLVATLFQNIVVAYAHGYLNDESLKGGVEYLVDTFLLPSLVPAIRFLSDYLWVDQKEAKSVIKVLQLILLPSSISGEASTMLSSVKNLIAKPLEHALRTYQRRDPKNQDIEPLLRALKDSIPLSRRTGGADINELETWTSTATNGLASAIKHNIQGLVHWSMHPAINSMPTSYTHRQMLAALKLLGSKRLLHIILEEVRQQTEAGNANSVYDVATSLICAPDAVKDAPVGMLDANGNMPPSLQRQRTLREMLKAEAEGCKKLQKKDAALAEIVVRLHRRVEMLMVMPEAQAMLQTADMALGDAMAAAASGVQGDSMSVDNMLDVGMGGVPSDLGLGPASAGGSLDPSGDNELFGAFGSQELDNFDWDMDNMV is encoded by the exons ATGGATAGTCGCACCGCTGCGCAAGGCGCCTTGCGCGCAACCATCGACTTCTGGAAAACATTTGTTTCCCGCTGCATCGCCAGACGTGTTGATACGGATCGATTCGAGGTCTTGGTGCAGCAGGTTTACGCCGAACATCCTCTACCCCCCGCCGTCATCGccgacttcttcttgcgACCGCAACCCTCCAACGACAACAGCCTCGACCCTCGAATCCCTCCGTATCTACAGGTGCTCACGCGATTGAGCTATATCGATACACCGTCCGTGTTGCAGGCTCTCTATAAATACTCGTCTTCACATGCCCaggcgcagcagcagcccaaCGATGGCGACAACAAGAACGAGGCGGCGCAACCGCCAAAGACACCACACATCAAACATTGGAAGAGCTCGTACTGGGCCGAAGAAGCCATCTTCTACAGCCTTACGAAGGCAGTAGTGGAAGGCAGGGCTATCCCAGATTCGACGATTGCGTTGGACGTCGTCAAGATCATTTCCAAGTACATGACATTGTTTACGGCTGCGTCTACGGCCTTTGCGGCCGACATGCTCGGACAACTGCATTCTCCGCAGATtagagatgagatggagtCGGCTCGAGCCGGCCTTGTGGCGCTGCTTCTGCGTCTTTGTGAGAATGACATACTGGTTAAGGCTGTCAGCAAACCATTTGCCAAAG ACGCTCGAAAAGAACTGGCTGCTAGTCTAGCAAGCTTCGTACCAACCCTGCAGCTTGTGCCTGAGCTCACTGAGAAACTGGAGCTCTTTCGAACCGAGACCCTTGCGAGTCTCGATCCTGCGGATAAGAAAAAGCAGGTTGCTAATGCCGCCATGGATGAACTTCTGGATTCCACAGTTGGACTGGAAAACTTCGTGATACCCGAGATTCCCATCAGTAATACCCGAGCAGGGCTATATATCTACCTCAACGCTGCG CTTATTGGGCGCCCCATTCTGGACGACAACGCTCTATTCTCTTACATGAACAACAAGTACCAAGGAGACGTTCAATCTAGCGCGATTGACCTGATCCTAGCATCATTCGATATACTAGCCAATGCTGTGTTTCGCAACGAGGGACAGAAAGATGCTCACCTTTTGCGCTCATACCTGATCAACAAGCTTCCTCTACTTCTATATCAACTCTGCCCTCCCGAGTTCCCGGGCACGTCCGCCGAGTTTTGCATCACGGAAGCACTACATCATGTCGACACCAGCCTGTTCCCGACGGCGTCACTCATGTTTGACGAGTCACGCAATAATAATCCGTATACTGAAAGCGTCAGAGAGGAGTTTTGCGCCTCATGTGTCCTTCATGGTCTTGTGCAGAGAGACCACGTGGAAAGAATCCTCGGCGAGATCTCTCTGTCGGACGAACCGTCATTGCAAAAATACTCGAAAGAGAAGCTTGTCCAGGACTGTCTGTCCGACACGGACAAGATCCAAGGCTTGATTCCAGAGCTTGACAAGATGGACGGCAATGTCGGTGCCGTCTGTCAAGCCCTCATCGAG CTTTTGCGACAATACTGCCATAGCAAAGAGACCATGTCTCTAAAGCTCCTGTGCAGTCAGTTAGCAGCGAAACCCCAATCGTTAGATGTGATTCTTCTGTTTGAGAAGTTGCCGACAATCCTCGAGCCGTTATGCCAATTGCTTGACAACTGGCGGTATGAAGAGGATCAAGGCGAGTATCAACCAGTTTACGAAGAATTTGGCTCTATTCTCCTGCTGGTTTTGGCGTTTGCCTACCGATATAACCTCACGGCAACAGATGTCGGGGCGATCGGCCCAGACTCGTGTGTGGCGAAGATCATCGGGCGTGGACATATCGCACGACAAGGCGACGAGTTGACAGAACAGGAAAACGGACATCTAGGCGGATGGATCCACGGTCTGTTCGACACCGAAGCCGGCGGCCTTGGCGACGAATTAATGTCTTCCTGTCCACCTCAAGAATTCTATCTGTTGGTGGCAACGTTGTTCCAGAACATTGTGGTTGCCTATGCGCACGGCTATCTTAATGATGAGAGCCTAAAGGGGGGCGTCGAAT ATCTGGTAGATACGTTCTTGTTGCCATCTCTCGTGCCGGCTATCCGGTTCCTGTCAGATTATCTCTGGGTCGAccagaaggaggccaagtcCGTCATCAAGGTCCTTCAGCTTATCCTTCTGCCCAGCAGCATATCAGGAGAAGCTAGCACGATGCTGTCGTCTGTCAAGAATCTCATTGCGAAACCCCTTGAACATGCCCTCCGGACATACCAGAGGCGCGATCCGAAGAACCAGGATATCGAGCCCCTTCTACGGGCACTCAAGGACAGTATCCCGTTGTCCCGACGGACAGGAGGTGCCGACATCAACGAACTCGAGACCTGGACTTCGACAGCCACGAACGGACTTGCCAGTGCCATCAAGCACAACATCCAGGGCCTAGTGCACTGGAGCATGCACCCGGCGATCAACAGCATGCCGACCTCGTATACCCATCGCCAGATGCTCGCAgccctcaagctcctcgggTCGAAGCGGCTGTTGCACATCATCTTGGAAGAGGTGAGGCAGCAGACCGAGGCAGGAAACGCCAACAGCGTGTACGACGTTGCTACGTCGCTGATCTGCGCCCCCGACGCTGTCAAGGATGCCCCTGTTGGCATGCTCGATGCGAACGGCAACATGCCTCCATCTTTGCAGCGCCAGCGCACGCTCCGTGAGATGTTGAAGGCCGAGGCAGAAGGTTGCAAGAAGCTTCAGAAGAAGGATGCGGCGCTGGCTGAGATCGTGGTTCGTCTACACCGCAGGGTTGAGATGCTAATGGTCATGCCTGAGGCGCAGGCAATGCTACAGACGGCAGACATGGCGCTGGGAGATGCGATGGCTGCTGCGGCATCAGGTGTACAGGGTGACAGCATGTCTGTCGATAACATGCTCGATGTTGGAATGGGTGGAGTTCCGTCAGACCTCGGACTTGGGCCTGCGAGCGCTGGTGGAAGCCTTGATCCGTCGGGTGATAACGAGTTGTTTGGCGCTTTTGGGTCCCAGGAGTTGGACAACTTTGATTGGGATATGGATAACATGGTATAG
- a CDS encoding Semialdhyde-dh domain-containing protein, which produces MSAPSIAVRAGARRAFRQLRPIEASSRRLVQYPQVRCLSSTRSLGQYITPNPNPPLGKKNASNDSPSRIGLIGARGYTGQALIDLFNEHPFMDLRHVSSRELAGQELEGYTKRKLTYESLIPEDIAQLDKDIDCWVMALPNSACKPYIEAIDQAQKNSDHKSVVVDISADYRFDDSWTYGLPEITKRSKIAQSTRISVPGCYATAAQLSIAPIVENDLLGGQPVVFAVSGYSGAGTKPSPRNNVENLTDNLLPYSLTGHIHEREINHHLGISAAFIPHVASWFRGIHHTVNIPLNKQISSRDIRELFQQRYDGEKLVKVVGEAPLVKAIQGRHGVEIGGFAVDKTGKRVVICSTIDNLNKGASTQCLQNMNLALGYAEFEGIPTM; this is translated from the exons ATGTCTGCCCCCTCAATTGCCGTGCGCGCCGGCGCCCGCCGAGCTTTTCGACAGTTGAGACCAATTGAGGCCTCTAGCCGACGTCTCGTCCAGTATCCCCAGGTCCGTTGCCTCTCATCTACGAGGTCGCTGGGGCAGTACATCACCCCCAACCCGAACCCGCCTCTGGGCAAGAAGAATGCCTCGAATGATTCCCCCTCCCGCATTGGATTGATCGGTGCTCGTGGCTATACCGGCCAAGCCTTGATCGATCTCTTCAATGAGCACCCATTCATGGACCTTCGGCATGTATCCTCCCGAGAGCTCGCCGGCCAAGAGCTCGAGGGATACACCAAGCGCAAGCTCACTTACGAGAGCTTGATACCCGAGGACATTGCTCAGCTGGACAAGGACATTGACTGCTGGGTCATGGCTCTTCCCAATTCTGCCTGCAAGCCCTACATCGAAGCCATTGATCAGGCTCAGAAGAACAGCGACCACAagagcgtcgtcgtcgatatTTCTGCCGACTATCGGTTTGATGACTCCTGGACTTACGGTCTGCCTGAGATCACCAAGCGGTCCAAGATTGCTCAGTCCACCAGGATCTCTGTGCCTGGCTGTTATGCTACTGCTGCCCAGCTTAGCATTGCTCCCATCGTCGAGAATGACCTTCTTGGAGGTCAACCCGTCGTCTTTGCCGTATCTGGATACTCGGGGGCCGGCACCAAGCCTTCTCCAAGGAACAATGTCGAAAACCTGACTGATAATCTTCTCCCCTATTCATTGACTGGTCACATTCATGAACGCGAGATCAACCATCATCTTGGTATTTCCGCTGCCTTTATCCCACATGTGGCTTCTTGGTTCCG AGGAATCCACCACACTGTCAACATCCCACTCAACAAGCAGATCTCGTCACGCGACATCAGGGAGCTGTTCCAGCAGCGCTACGACGGCGAGAAGCTGGTCAAGGTTGTCGGGGAGGCGCCGCTCGTCAAGGCAATCCAGGGACGGCACGGCGTTGAGATTGGAGGGTTCGCCGTTGATAAGACTGGCAAGCGTGTGGTCAT TTGTTCCACAATAGATAACTTGAACAAGGGAGCCAGTACTCAGTGCTTGC AGAACATGAACCTGGCGCTTGGTTATGCAGAATTTGAGGGCATTCCTACCATGTAA
- a CDS encoding uncharacterized protein (Expressed protein) gives MALKDLLTKCLCFSQRGAAQEESEKQEPPKPVQTTQIPSVKTTSPSSTAAPAATRSTPAPVKSTPAPAKTIPAVPAPAKKPAAKPATSSSPRGGSGAGTASRLNQNTTMNSLLAADAAISSTHKTSCHTSSGGGGHSSYSSGGGGYSSYSSGGGGGGGGGGGGSCGGGGGGGGGGGCGGGGGGC, from the coding sequence ATGGCTCTCAAGGACCTCCTTACCAAGTGCCTCTGCTTCTCTCAGCGTGGCGCTGCCCAAGAGGAGTCGGAAAAGCAGGAACCCCCAAAGCCTGTCCAGACGACCCAGATTCCGTCTGTCAAGACTACCTCTCCTTCCTCCACCGCTGCTCCTGCGGCGACCAGATCTACTCCGGCTCCAGTCAAGTCTACCCCAGCCCCGGCCAAGACCATCCCTGCTGTTCCGGCTCCCGCCAAGAAGCCGGCAGCCAAGCCAGCGACATCCTCGTCCCCAAGGGGAGGAAGCGGTGCGGGAACGGCATCAAGACTCAATCAGAACACGACGATGAACTCTCTTCTCGCTGCTGACGCCGCGATTAGCAGCACCCACAAGACCTCTTGCCACACAAGcagtggaggaggtggcCACAGCAGCTACAgcagtggtggtggaggctatagtagctatagcagcggaggaggaggaggaggcggcggcggtggaggCGGCAGTTGTGGAgggggtggaggaggaggaggtggtggtggttgcggaggcggaggcggaggatgCTAG